One stretch of Arachis hypogaea cultivar Tifrunner chromosome 20, arahy.Tifrunner.gnm2.J5K5, whole genome shotgun sequence DNA includes these proteins:
- the LOC112786633 gene encoding uncharacterized protein, which yields MTTMLLLLCFLLVHISGIACNFATDKEALLSFKSKVIDPQNTLSTWTTDSHHCEWYGVKCSNIGRRVKSLNLRGLSLSGKLPSQLSKLTYLHSLDLSANSFHGQIPPDISYLSLLNILFLSSNNLSGSIPPQLGQLKRLHSLDLSVNNLTGEIPSTLCNLSSLKYLAIARNHLSGEIPTQIGNLGNLSQLQLSENDLSGQLPSSLFHISQLTYLSVTCNNLSGKLPASLGFSLPNIKNLSLATNRFEGPIPHSISNSSQLEYLDLSNNFFHGNLPFFNNFENLVYLTLGNNSLSSTTSLNSQFFDSLTNSTKLQVLILYHNNLAGELPSSIQNLSTKLYWFCVADNFLTGKIPQGWKEFQHLEFLSFESNHFSGELPSEIGSLSNLVELSIDDNVLSGEIPDIFGNLTSLSTISMAYNQFTGRIHQSIGQCKSLNFLYIGMNKLGGTIPKEIFDLPGLVHLSVGGNSLHGSISSGVSTMKQLEIFDVSNNHFSGSIPSEIGECSTLKILEMGRNNFSGLIPTLGSLASLETLDLSSNNLGGIIPESLEKLQDLNTLNLSFNHLEGQVPMKGVFMNLSQVDLRANDMLCSIDMEIARKLGILLCHVGKKKRHILLPIILAVIGATILLISMLSLLWIVIFKRRRSRESNVNSTSALVMGLPQSMSYNEIRIATENFAAENLIGKGAFGSVYKGEFTLDSGETTTFAVKVLDMQQSKACKSFNAECEALKNARHRNLVKVITSCSSLDSKGEDFKALVMQFMANGNLDMWLHPNDDESGSSLTLLQRLNIAIDVASAMDYLHHDCDPPIVHCDMKPMNVLLDDDMVAHVGDFGLARLLSENATHKESGTLGLKGSIGYIAPEYGEGGKVSTSGDVYSFGILVLEMFIGKRPTDEMFKEGLCLNKFASAMDDHENKVIMKVGDGRFLTNESSEYSTQSYSIEVDNHSVHHWRRKAEECVDAVIRVGLSCTAQQPKDRCTMRDTSIKLQAIRKSMFAL from the exons ATGACAACAATGTTGTTGCTCCTTTGTTTCCTACTCGTTCATATTAGTGGCATTGCATGCAACTTTGCCACAGACAAAGAAGCCCTTCTTTCATTCAAATCCAAAGTCATTGACCCCCAAAACACACTCTCAACTTGGACGACAGACTCCCACCATTGCGAATGGTACGGTGTGAAGTGCTCCAATATTGGAAGAAGGGTCAAATCTCTGAATCTAAGAGGACTGAGCCTCTCTGGAAAACTACCCTCTCAACTCTCGAAACTCACTTACCTTCACTCACTTGACCTCTCTGCCAACTCATTCCATGGCCAAATTCCACCAGACATTTCTTACCTTTCCCTTCTCAATATCCTTTTCTTATCTTCCAACAATCTCAGCGGCTCAATTCCACCGCAGTTGGGACAACTCAAACGTTTACATAGCTTGGATTTGTCTGTGAATAATCTCACGGGTGAAATCCCTTCAACGTTGTGCAATCTCTCATCTCTTAAGTATCTTGCCATTGCAAGGAATCACTTGTCAGGTGAAATTCCAACTCAAATAGGCAACCTTGGCAATCTTTCGCAGCTTCAGCTATCGGAAAATGATCTCAGCGGCCAACTTCCCTCTTCACTCTTCCACATCTCTCAGTTAACATACTTGTCTGTCACATGCAACAATCTCTCAGGAAAGTTGCCAGCTTCTTTAGGATTTTCACTTCCAAATATAAAGAATCTCTCCCTTGCAACAAATAGGTTTGAAGGGCCGATTCCTCATTCCATATCCAATTCTTCACAACTTGAGTACCTTGATCTTTCTAACAACTTCTTTCATGGGAACTTGCCTTTCTTCAACAACTTTGAAAATCTTGTATACCTTACTCTTGGAAACAATTCTCTCTCTTCCACCACTTCCTTGAATTCTCAGTTCTTTGATTCCCTCACAAACTCAACTAAGCTTCAAGTTCTCATACTCTATCACAACAATTTGGCTGGAGAACTTCCAAGTTCTATTCAGAATCTGTCTACCAAACTATATTGGTTCTGTGTAGCTGATAATTTTCTCACTGGTAAGATTCCTCAAGGATGGAAGGAATTTCAACATCTTGAGTTTTTATCTTTTGAATCCAACCATTTCTCTGGTGAGTTGCCATCAGAGATCGGATCTCTAAGTAATCTGGTGGAACTTTCAATAGATGATAATGTATTGTCAGGGGAAATACCAGATATTTTTGGGAATCTCACTTCTCTGTCTACTATTTCAATGGCATACAACCAATTCACAGGTAGAATTCACCAAAGTATAGGACAATGCAAGTCACTAAACTTTCTTTATATTGGAATGAATAAGCTTGGTGGAACTATACCAAAGGAGATTTTCGACCTTCCTGGCTTAGTACACTTATCCGTTGGAGGAAACTCATTGCATGGATCAATTTCATCTGGCGTGAGTACCATGAAACAGCTTGAGATATTTGATGTTTCCAACAACCATTTTTCAGGTTCCATTCCTTCTGAAATAGGAGAATGTtctaccttgaagatacttgagATGGGGAGAAACAATTTCAGTGGCTTAATCCCAACTCTAGGGAGTTTAGCATCCTTGGAGACTTTGGATCTTTCTTCAAACAACCTCGGTGGCATTATTCCTGAAAGTTTGGAGAAGCTGCAGGATCTAAATACATTAAATTTGTCTTTCAACCATTTGGAAGGACAAGTTCCCATGAAAGGTGTTTTCATGAACCTTAGCCAGGTTGATCTCCGTGCAAATGACATGCTTTGTAGCATTGACATGGAAATTGCAAGGAAGTTGGGGATACTTTTATGCCATGTGGGCAAAAAGAAGAGACATATTTTACTCCCTATCATTCTTGCAGTTATAGGTGCTACTATTCTTCTCATTTCAATGCTTTCTCTGTTGTGGATAGTAATATTCAAAAGGAGGAGAAGTAGAGAGAGTAATGTCAATTCAACATCTGCTCTAGTGATGGGATTACCTCAAAGTATGTCATACAATGAGATACGGATTGCCACAGAGAATTTCGCAGCTGAAAATTTGATCGGAAAAGGAGCATTTGGATCTGTTTACAAGGGCGAGTTCACCCTAGACAGCGGTGAAACCACCACCTTTGCTGTTAAAGTGTTGGACATGCAACAAAGCAAGGCTTGTAAGAGTTTCAATGCAGAATGTGAAGCTTTGAAGAATGCAAGGCACCGGAACCTAGTGAAGGTTATTACTTCTTGTTCCAGTCTTGATTCTAAGGGAGAGGATTTCAAGGCACTTGTTATGCAGTTTATGGCAAATGGAAACTTGGACATGTGGTTACACCCAAACGATGATGAGTCAGGATCATCTCTAACTTTGTTGCAAAGATTGAACATTGCCATTGATGTTGCTTCAGCTATGGACTATTTACACCATGATTGTGACCCACCAATAGTTCACTGTGATATGAAGCCAATGAATGTTCTTCTAGATGACGACATGGTTGCACATGTTGGAGACTTTGGATTGGCAAGGCTTCTTTCTGAAAATGCAACACACAAAGAAAGTGGCACACTTGGACTTAAGGGATCAATAGGCTACATTGCACCAG AATACGGGGAAGGAGGGAAGGTTTCAACAAGTGGAGATGTGTATAGCTTCGGGATCTTAGTGCTGGAGATGTTCATAGGAAAAAGGCCAACTGATGAAATGTTCAAAGAAGGGTTATGCCTAAACAAATTTGCCTCAGCAATGGATGATCATGAGAATAAAGTAATAATGAAGGTTGGTGATGGAAGGTTTCTTACAAATGAGAGTAGTGAATATTCAACACAAAGCTATAGCATTGAGGTTGATAACCATAGTGTGCATCATTGGAGGCGCAAAGCAGAAGAATGTGTAGATGCAGTGATAAGAGTAGGGTTGTCATGTACAGCTCAACAACCTAAAGATCGTTGCACCATGAGAGACACCTCAATTAAGTTGCAAGCAATTAGAAAGTCTATGTTTGCCTTGTGA